One window of the Candidatus Endomicrobium procryptotermitis genome contains the following:
- a CDS encoding helix-turn-helix domain-containing protein: MENKNTNINNKQIMDIKELSEYLGIGKSKIYSLIRMKKIPASKIGRQYRFSKDIVDSWLKDKIITKKEDVQAVKNKKDPAETGESK; the protein is encoded by the coding sequence ATGGAAAATAAAAATACAAATATAAATAACAAACAGATAATGGACATAAAAGAACTTTCTGAATATTTGGGAATAGGAAAATCAAAAATATATAGTTTGATAAGAATGAAAAAGATTCCCGCTTCAAAGATAGGAAGGCAGTACAGATTTTCAAAAGATATCGTAGACAGTTGGCTGAAAGATAAAATAATAACAAAAAAAGAAGATGTGCAGGCAGTTAAAAATAAAAAGGATCCGGCAGAAACCGGTGAAAGTAAATAA